TCATTAGTTTTCTTGGCTATGTTTGGTTCATGGCCAACTAAAATTTTAGTTATTTGATATTGTATGGctaatttaaattaaaaaataacattttaatttgaatattcaaaaacgataaaaatgaaaaaaaaaaattggcatgAGATTTAATTGTTGATAATACTTGTGGAATAGTTTTTCAAAATAGCGTTATAtgcatttaattaaaaataaggaTTCACAATCATTAAGGAATATTTCTCActtttttgggaggaaaggaaAGGAGAATCCTTCCTTTAGAGGAACccaattttctttgaaattctAGATTTCAAGGATTTCACAtaccaaacataaaaattacttcttttctcataaactAGGGTAAAGATTCAAAGCTAAGTCACAAAAAGATTTAAAAATCCTACTAGTTCATCTAAATCTTCTGGATTTTTGCTATTGTTCAGTAAGAAAGGAAATCGTAGATAGCAGAAATATCGGGAATATAAAGACCATGGGATaccaataatattatataaCTGACACTGCAAAAGAAAAACTCTTATTTCTAAAAGTTGAATTCTGCGAACCAAACCAGATCTAACTAACATGGTGAATATATGAATAGATAAAGGAAAAATGCCAATGGGTTATGGAACTCAATAATGAGTGTCATCTAAACACTAATAACAAGTAGTGGAGAAGCCCAAATCTCAACTCCCAAGTCAAGCATGAAGAATATACAATCAAGATGCTTTGCCTttactttttcactttttcttagtggacacacacacacatatatatatatatataacatatatattagcCGAGCAACAAATAGAGAAACATCAATCAATAAACAAAGAATTGGTTGGTTGGTCTCCTTTGTGGTTGTCCCTAAAGCTTGACCAATCAGGCAATGTGCCCTTCTTTCCtgtcaatttttcttttctgcttGTCTTCTTCATCAATCATGCCTTCTTAAATCCTTACACTTCGTGCCAACTTCATCTCTTtaggataaatttttttattttgtttggagaaaaaagaaatgtaAATGAACAATTAGTATCGAATGTTTCCATTACAGTGTCTTGTCTGTATCTATGTATACATGGGTGTATACTTATAACAAATATCATTTACACCAATCAGTGGATAGTATATATACGTGTGTACGGCTATGAAAATAAATTATACACGTACATATACATAAAAGTTGCATTTGCCACAAGTTTGGGTTAAGGCCCAGTGATGCAGGGCATGGTGGATACAGGCGATGGGAAACTCAACGGCCTTCTACAAATTTCGTTGATTCCTAATTAAGAATGTCGGAAAGACGGCATCTACGAATTAACTTTCGTCCATCAAGAATTGAACAAAGTAGGGAAAAGAGAAAACTCtctaatttttattataatcgtcaaaagctactcAAATAAAGAGTTTCAACAGCCTATTTATATTAGATTAATTACAAAACCCTTGATAGCCCTAATTAAATCGAGACtctttctaataaaaaaatattattgattccTAAAAGATTGATACTACCCTAAAAAACTAGTTGTTGACTTATAATaggaatataataataataaaagctgAAGTTAGGACCTTTTATGACGCATATAGGTCAAATCTCCTTGTTAATCCGAAATTAGCTTATTAATATAAAAGACTAATTTAATAACAAGATGTTCAGAGTGTGGTGCTAAGAGAGGCaaactaataattaatgttGACACAGCTCACATGGTCAATTATGTTTATCTTTACTTGGTCTGTAAAACAACATTTTGAGTAAACCACTAAACCCTAATTATTCAATCACATTGTGTGCACATTGCATATCAATGCGCATGTTATGCTTGCTCTGGCAATAAGGAGGATCCTTGGAATACAAGAGTAATCAAAAGAGTGAGAAAACTCCTAAACAGAAAAAACTTTAGTTGGAATGGTAAAATTAATCGTGATAATTCTTTACGAATGCGGGAGGTCGCAAGTTTAATTCTAACGCCTAATAATTCCGATCGATGTTATTTTCTTCCATGAGGCCAAACTTTAGGCCCATGAGAGGCTATGTAGAGTTAATTGTTGGGCTTTGGCCCGATCTTAGCTGTCACCAGCATAAAGTGGATTGGGTTAACAGCATGAGTTTAGAGCTAGCCCAACTATCCGGTGGGTATGTTGGGTTGGGAattcttcattaaaaaaaaaaaaaaaaaaaaaaaaaaaaaaaaaaaagcctaaaaTGTGAAAGGGGAAACATATATGGAGGTCAAACTTAGTCAAAAAAGGAGACCCATATATGCATGCCGCGAgtacattttcttttccttgatATCTCATGCTTCTTCTTCCATGTGAGAGTTGGCACGCCCAATGATTGTGTCTGAGTGGGAAAGAAATGGTGTCATTGCTTTAAAGGCAATCTTAGTGCTGGACTACAATAACAGACAACAACAGGAACAGGAAGAGACATACTTCTCTTGCTGGATTCACCATGTTTTTTACATCATTAGAGGAGTACTGTAATGTATGTCTGCATTTAAATTCAGCTAAATTACAAAATCTAGCCACTTCATGCAGTCAGAGGAATATACACTACTAATCCCccgattcttcttctttttcttcaaccATGCATCATGCACCCTCACTCTGTCTTTAAGTTCTTGGCCTCTTATGCAGTCATGCAGGTAAGTTGCAGGGTTTAATATTGGTTGTTGATGAAGCTCAATCTTTTTATAATTAAGCTGGTAGTACAGATATCTTCATATTCAGGCACAGGTGTGTAACGTAGCAGAATAAAATGGTGGGGAGCAGAGCGATTTCTTGGCCACTAGTTGTTCGAAGAAATGTTGGTGAATGTTGTCATGCATGCATTCATGGagaatgttatatatatatgatcctaTATACTCCACCATAATTAACTGggttatgcattttttttagttCAAATTTCATTTCTCGTGCTCCAATGTTGGTGAATTCGAATTCGTATTTTAAAATTATGCTGAAATATCCTTTAGGTAGTTGACAATCTCCTATGTGTTCTACCATCAAATAAAGCGATACGCTAGGatcactgaatattttctcttcGTTATTTAGATACAAATAGTATGTACTGAGTATCGTACGTGGACACATTTGATTCCAAATAGATATGATATTAATGTATTGGCTGAAGGTGTAGATTTTGTTTATTTAAGCACATTCCAACATGTATAATTGTCTCATTTGGAATCTAAGAGCACTAGGGCATAAGAAATTAAACTTGCACACATCACACATACTTGCTGACTGAAACTGTTGAGGGTGAACCCATATGTAATTTATGGATAGTGAAGGAAAAGTGAAGGTTTATAACTGAAAAGACTAGATCTAATGGGgcatttgattcataattgtGCGAGTTGAGTGTGAGATGAGAATGGGGGGTGAGCATGGTCatatttggtataaaataaagagtgagcatgagtgtgagaatattaatagtacaattttcatattatctttttttctttttagaaaataaaaaaatattttataatttagacatcaaaactcattctctcTTGTGGACAATAGTCATTCTCACTATTTTGGTGAATTTGGCTATTCTCCATAAAGGAGAATAGAGGGTTGAATGAGTTTAGGATTTCATCctccaaaactcaaccaaaaAAGATAATATACTAATCTCACCATCATTCCCTcctcaaaacaccaaccaaatgcTCCGTAAAAATCATAAACTATAACTTTTAGTTATCatatgggtatatatatatatttagggtGAAAGCtaggaaacaaagaaaaaaaaaccttttggCCAGATATATATTCTGAAGCCACAATAAGTACATAGATTCATAGAATCTAAAACTTTCAaatgtaaaacaaaaaagaagttaCGAATTTATAGAAAGCCTTCATGGCAAGCTACATtcaacatattagtatatatatgtatatatttaatattaagcCGAGACTAACAATATTGCTCAATCGGCCATAGAAGTCCACTGTCTTCGATATCTAACATGGTTATCCTAGTATTAGTCAATAGACAGGACAccatataatacatatatataactatataaccCCTTATATAGTCATAAGACAAATACCATATATTTTTTCAGTCTTATTATATACAGAAACCTCTGCATCATCAAGTCTTCATCAATAATATTTCATATCATATATAAACTTTCACTTCCAAAGATCAATTTGGCAACTCGACGTGGATGTCATCGCGTACTCCTGTTCGACAACTTCTTGTCTCTTTGATTGATCATGATCATTAGCCAGCAACTCCATCTGTTGATCATCATCAACCACATTGAACAAATTTGTTGAATTACTGTAATTGGTTTCCTTGGCAGAATGATCTCCATGATTAAACTGTGACGCAACGAATTTGTCGAGGACGCGCCAATCAGTGACTTGATCCACAGCTTGATCgccattgttgttgttgttgttgctgtaaATTGAGCTCAGATTTTGTTGCAATTGCTGATCATCTTGAGTACTTGTGAGTGTTGAATTTCCATATGGGACACTAACACTTGCAGCTGATTGTGGTAATTTGGGGCTTTCTAGCTGAGGGAGCTGAAGGAAAGGGTCATGGTGATGTTGAGGTGGGATGTTGTAGTGCTGAtggggatgatgatgatgcaattGATGGTCAAGTTCTTGCTTGCAGCCTGGATAGGGATGAGGATTGTATGGAGAGGTGTAGAGCTGAGAAATTCGACGCGGAGACTCGCCGTCGGTGGGCATGAATGAGAGCTGATCATCGTACCAACAAGGGGAGTCATATTCACTCATTTTTCTAACTGTTGTCATTCTCTTCTTGAACACCCTGCACACAGCCCATCCTTCTTCCTGTTGCATGCAATACCATCACAATATTATCATACAGCAGTCTTACATATCACAATGTACGTGTTTCGTCCCAGCTAAATCATATGCTGAGATagacgcacacgatttcatatgaatcatgttcGTTCGTCTCAACATTGGAGATAGCTGACACGACAAACACTAGAATGCTTAGTATCTTTGATATCATATTGGCAACAAAAATAGCATTATTAATGATGAAAAACAACTACACTTAAATCTACATATCAAATTTACATGAAATTCATATCCAACTCAAGCTGAACCAGGATTTTTATATGTAAATGCTCCCATGATTTTGTACCATTATCCATTCCTATTCATGCATGTAAAAACTATAATACTTgcttttgtatatttttttcttcattagtATATGTACTCACATATGCAATCCAGGTTCCATTTTAGCTGATGCATACTCCTCTTGTGAAATGTAAATAACAAAgtgatattttcaaaaaaattcataCAAGTATGTAAGATATATACCATTACTCTTGAACAcacacagacatatatatatatatatatatattgtaacatggaaaaataaatttaagaaaTATACTTGCCTGAGGTGTTCCATTTTCATTGGTTTCGAGCCGATATTCATGCATGATCCAATCAGATTTCTGACCATTTGGAGCTCGTCCCTTGTAGAAAACTAGGGTTTTTCTCATGCCAATCAAGCTGTGTCGAGTATAAATAGCCTTGTCTCTTCCTGTTGCTTTCCAAAACCCAGCTTTTGTTGCTCTATTAGTCCGAGTCCCAGTTGGATACTTCTTGTCTTTATGGCTAAAGAAATACCAATCACTCTGCTCTTCGCTCCCAATTCTGCATAGCTCTACACAAAAATCACCAAAAAttaatcatttttcttcttcttttgagcATATTTAATTAGCAAATTATGGGTACGTATAAAGTTTGATTTTATAGTACCTTGAAGATCCCAAGGCTCAATCTTATAGAGATCAACTTCTTTGATCACATCCAAATCGATACGTTTTGAAGCAATTTTCTTTCTTAGGTAGTAATCAACAAGTTCTTCGTCGGTGGGATGGAACCTGAAACCCGGTGGAACATGAGAAAATGTATTCATATTCTTCCAATGACTTGAACTTAATCTGCAATATTGAAACGATCAATTATCagtctcatatatatatgatatctaTCAaagaatattatataattaatgatGTTGCATGTCTAGTTCTAAGTAAATCCAAGCAATTGTTGCCAAAGTCGTAGAAATTAATCTTATATCTACATGAAAGATATTACTAATCGCAAAATCTTGACATCTTCAAAAGTTGTAGGTAAAAAATCTTGCACACACTCATGCACACACCGGTGTCATGCGTGCgcatattttttttgtaaccGAGAATTATACTATATAAGCTTACTCTTTGGATATTCAAAATGAGTATAAACTCGGGTTGTCAGTCCCGCACAAATAAAAATTTCCCACCTAACAACGGGATAAGTTGAGACAAAACCTAAGCATGGCCACAACGGATATCATGCGGACATGTTGATGACACAAAATAGTTTCTTATGGCCACTCACCCCATAACAACAAAAATGTTTTGTCTCTTGACATATGAATTAGTTAGTCATTATTAATGGTAAAAAACAATCAATTTTCACCTACTTTTGGTCCCCCTATATCAATGCAGTCCAACACATACTAAAGCAATCAAACATATTTGAATAGTCATGCTGCCATGCTTAGTTGACTAAAGCTCATTTGAGAAAAAATTATAATGCATGAATCATGCCTATTCATAAATAGAGAACATCGACAACCATGCCAAATTCATTATTATGAGAATTAAGATTACATTCAACATAGGATCATTATATATCGATTATGGtttatggggaaaaaaatatCACAAGGATTATATAGATTTGGAGGTTCCACAATTTCTTAAAGTATACAATTAACATTTAATGGGGAAGAAAAATTCAGACtagttttaaaaattgaaaaacaaaaatgtgatgtgaTATGACTATACAATTTTAACGAATTGTGAAGCCCCCAAATGCAGATTTAATATATCCAATCCAATTTTGTTTAATAATGACTAAGCTAGACTGAtgtaattttgaaaacaattcagGTGGAAAGTATTCCAATTCATCATGCATATTTAACTCTTCCTGAAGCATGTAACTAATAGTTATTATGTATCTACACTTATGCATACAAATCACTAACATGCATTGCTGAACTGTAACTAGTGAAGATGGTTGTAGGAGTATTATATATGTAGAAGACTCATAAGCATTATGATGTCTTTATAAATCAAAAGTGAAATGTATTGTATTGTTTAACAACCAGCTAGAACTCTTTACAATGTTTTTCTCCTTCTATTTTGATAATTTACTATGATTGTTGAGGGCTTATAAAAATCCATTATAAATGACAAGCAACAACGattgaagaaaacaaatatgaTCAGAAGAAGAGGGAACTAATGCTGGagctatatataaatatatataattggaaCTAAAATTAATTCCTTGTCAATTCACAAATAACCCCAAAAAAGCTCGAGGTtattagaaaagaaaaggaaaaaagaaaaagaaaagtaaagtgACCTACAAATCCAGACATATACCAAGAAATGAATATCACTTCCTCGTtctctttttttgaatttcacacatggtttatttataaaaaaaaaggtgatttttatcaaaaaaaaaagagggaatcCTTAacttatgagaaaatcaatgtaATGGAAAGAACTTTACATTGTGAAACAAGCATAAAAGACAGTAATTAACAGATTACACTGATCatcaaatagaaaagaaaatagatagttatatgcatatatatacacacacacacacagacataaacatatatgtatcattcattttttctataaaaaaaatacgaatCAAGATATCCTCATACCCTTCATACCGTAACCCTAGCTATGATCCTAGAATATGAATTCATGGTCGCATGAAATGAGATCTAGAAAAACATATGAGCGAAAAGGCATATTCACTGATCAAGCACAGAAGCAGACACTTTGAAATCAAAACATCAAACGTAAAACACACCCAAATCAAAACCAATTAAAATCGAAAGTAATCTAAAAATAAGACACTGAATAATAAAGGTGTGATCATTTATATTTCATGATCGATCTAATATAGCTGGAACTGGAATAAAAGCATACTCCTACCTTTGAAGAAGAAACCCATAAGAGAGAAGAAGCTAGCTCTGGTAATAGTATAGTTTAAACAACAAACCTAAccttgataattaattaatcctCCAGCTAGCTAGAGAACATGAACACTGTGCCACTTTTATCACTTCTTTCTCAGATCCGGTAGAAGGAAGCCTCGTATTCAAACCAATGATATTCAAGACAAGACAGCTAGTAGATTTTTGACACTCTTAGCTCACATACGATTGATTGAAGAATGAAGAATGTGTCAATGAAAACCAAACCAGACCAAacgaaagaaacaaacaaataagaGATCAGTGTTTTAAAGGAGATCCTCGGGAATTGAAGTGAAAGAACCCCAACTGGTAAGGAAAGTTCTTGTCCAGTTGTTGTCGATCAGATCCcgaggaaggaaggaagaaaggGAAAAGGAAAGGGTGATCAAAGAGACAAGTGGTAGGGTTATATAACAatacctctctttctctctctatctctctctcacacacacacacatgcccTAAATAATcaatcttctcttctcttttttaaattctctctctctctatctctcttctTTATCTTTTGAGTGGAGGCTTGATTGCTGCAAAAGCTTTGAGCCCAGAAAGGGAGACGGATAATAGCAGGCTCAAGTTATATATTTTGCCAGTGAAAGATTAAGAGTTTATATTATTGTAcataatagagagagagattgagaaagagagagaggcggCAACCTCTACCAGCAACTGATGGAGACCATAGAATGTTCAATTATTAAAAGTTGATCGGACGGTAAGGATCAGTTTTGGCTTCTTAATTATTGAAGTTGTTTACAcaggaccatatatatatatttgtgtgtgtgtgtgtgtgtgttattatgaaaaataaagagtaaaagaacaaaagatgAATAGTAGTGCAGTATGTGCAATCAATCAATTATATGTATGATATTTTTTCATTGTGGTCACCTAAGCCTAAGGTCATCATCTTATATTCCACTCTCTCACACTGTTTTTCTTTAAACCAACTTTTTTCCAATCTCATTTACTTGCATATTTAGTTTATACAGACTCTCAAGACTATAATCCAACATTGGTATAGCACAATCACTTCGGgtgatttataagtaaagtTCATACCCTTCACATTAACAACATATTTTCTAGGTCTAAGTACTGCTGTGAGATGGTACATAAAGAATTAAACTTTGTGGACCCGATATATCTATAGTGaatcaataaaccaaaagaGGACAACATCGTTACTGTGTTTTTACATACATGCACCTCGTGATAAATATTTATCATCCTGATTTGATAAACGATTGAATTATTATTAGTTGAGTGCTTCTTATAAATTTCACCATCCATCTTTTTGTTGATAAATATATTGCAATTTGTCATGGTATTCATAAAAGAATTGTTAGTTCCCTTATCaaataattttgaattattattaattttttgaaatggaggaggggattcgaaccctgatcactAAGATGATACACATCAattttatcactccaactaatgaTTAGGGTgtgaaataattttaaattaatcgGATAACATTACGACAATTTTCTTAAGCCTTTGGTGTTATGTATGGAACTTTTcttacattttcttcttttatcatCAACAGGACCACAGTTCCATGGAGAATATCTTAATGAACACCGTTCTGTTCCTTCTGGTAGAAAGCTAGCTTGAGTCTCTCCAGcttaaatacaaaaataaataaataaataaagttttAGTTCAAAAGTGCAAATATTTTAAatactatatacatatatatactttcCAAAACACCCTTTTTAAGGTTGGTGGTCTTTaacataattaaaatatttcCCAGGCCCTCACCAGCAACTTCACGCGGCTTCTGTTTGGTTGGTccgcaattttttttatattttctattttatccCTCTCCCTGAGATGGGCCCCGCCAACCGACTAAAATACATCTTGACAGTGACACTTCTCCAAATACAATAatactattaaaaaaataaaaaataaaaaaagaaaaatagactAGCACGGCTTTCAAGTCATTTAATAAGCCATTTGAGCCAATAGGCCCAATACCATTCGTGGTGGAGTGTGGGACCCGCTGAACTGGAATGATGtgaatgaaaatgaagaggGCTCAGTACGTGGCGGCTAATGGTCCGGCGTGGGCTAGCCCGCTATCATTAGGGCTCGCGGGTGCGAGTGGGCCCCATCCCCGTTATCCCGGCTCTATTGCGGCCCCCACGCAAAGAAAAATACATTGGCCCCACACACACTGCACTTTTGATGCCTTCCTGGCGTGCCACGTGTGTATCAattttagagagaaaaaaaaaacaccttgtGCATGCCGATAAGTTAAGCTACAGCAAACCCTCGTCCCATcacctttcttttttgttttttttctggCCGGTTCTTCGCCTAGGGTTAGGGACTTGGGAGGCAAAAGACTTGCAAAGTACAACAAAGTTGGCTGATTAAATCTGTAATAAGATTTTGCTTAAACAAGTATAGAAGTGAAGCAAAAGTCTCTCACGCGATCCAAGTGTCATCTTGGCCCCACATATATATGCCTCAGCCTCACGTGGCAATTCACTATTAGTCATGCTTCTCTTATTAATGACATTAATCAATGAGGTGCTTCAAGATTAAAATTGCGCATCAACATCATTCACATTGTGGTAATTTTTTTTCGAGAACTACATCATAGAAAATTGTCTTTTAAACATTCGATATAAGTTTAAACTTGGACTGTCGGACATGTGTGAACAAAATTTTTTTACCTGACGATAGAATAAGTTGAGTTAAAAGTCACCGTGTGACTACAAACATATTATTTTTAGTGAGAATCGAGCTCT
This DNA window, taken from Tripterygium wilfordii isolate XIE 37 chromosome 20, ASM1340144v1, whole genome shotgun sequence, encodes the following:
- the LOC119986720 gene encoding NAC domain-containing protein 7-like, which translates into the protein MNTFSHVPPGFRFHPTDEELVDYYLRKKIASKRIDLDVIKEVDLYKIEPWDLQELCRIGSEEQSDWYFFSHKDKKYPTGTRTNRATKAGFWKATGRDKAIYTRHSLIGMRKTLVFYKGRAPNGQKSDWIMHEYRLETNENGTPQEEGWAVCRVFKKRMTTVRKMSEYDSPCWYDDQLSFMPTDGESPRRISQLYTSPYNPHPYPGCKQELDHQLHHHHPHQHYNIPPQHHHDPFLQLPQLESPKLPQSAASVSVPYGNSTLTSTQDDQQLQQNLSSIYSNNNNNNGDQAVDQVTDWRVLDKFVASQFNHGDHSAKETNYSNSTNLFNVVDDDQQMELLANDHDQSKRQEVVEQEYAMTSTSSCQIDLWK